A stretch of DNA from Fundulus heteroclitus isolate FHET01 chromosome 22, MU-UCD_Fhet_4.1, whole genome shotgun sequence:
gcagctgctgcagctcgcGGATGTTGGAGTCACACTGCAGCTGGAGGTCCCTCATCTGGTTCTCGTGTTTCTGGTGCTGATGGAGTCTCTCGTTCTTCTGCCTCTTGTCCTCCTGTGCAGCAAACTAGACGGACAGCAGAGAAAACGGGTAGATTGATCAGctgttccccccccccaaaagcaAATATATGAAGCGTTTAGGTGTGCGAAAAGACGAGGAGATCATCAACATGGATCAACAAACcatctttttttaacttattacTGCTGTTCAGATTGTTAAAGATTAATGGGATAAACGGACTGTTCCGTTATAAAAACCTAAACTGAATAGATGCTTATGACGCCTGTAAAGGACGTTTatagtagggctgaacaattaatcgcattttcaatataatcgcgatttaaaaaaaacgcaatttccaaatcgcagagtctgcaatttttggctatgtaacaattagggaattagacacgtccattagatgttggtaaaatgtgtaaagtgggtttgcctccacatggaagggaagacagttacagcagtgagataatcttaTTGTATTacatgttttagagtttatataatcatacatagcattaagttctggtcaataagtttaatacatagatttgcttgttggttggactttatgttcaataaggatcgatgtccaaatcaactaaaagctgttctcttgaataatattctgattaatagaaacattaaaagttgttgttttaaatagtccttgttgaCAAACAagggcatttttgttgcttgtgtttaatgcaaaagtcaaaattgcaattttggttgaaatatatcgtaggcagaacgcaatcatttctgctctgagtttagatgctgtggggtgttttagcaactaatctgcacagcgaggaaacagattgatttgttgtttgtatatgtttaaaaagacacaataaattaaactggggaaaaaaaattgcattaaatcgcaatattaagaaaaaaaaaaattgcaattagattattttccaaaatcgttcagccctagtttatAGGTTAGAAACCAGACCATGCCGGATTATTACACAGAAACgttaataaaagcaaaactgcTAAAACACGGTGAGCTGGTGTGGATTTAAAACTAGCATTTCTCCATAACGTCTGAGGCAGAAGTGGTAAAGCACCTGCTTGATGCGCTCCCTCTCCTGCTCGGGGGTCATGGCAGTGGTGACGGTGATGCGGAGGCTCTTCTTGAACATGGCCATGCGTGTTTTGGCGTCGCTGCGCTGGATTTTGGGCAGGCGGACCctctcctggttctgtttgttcttCAGCTCCTCTATCAAGCGCTGGTTGTAGCGCTGCATCTGCTCCATCTCCTGCCACGAGCACAGACGCACACAAACAACGCGTCACATAACCGGCGTTCACGAGTCAGAGCAAGCATCTCTCCGTGCCATCCGCTCTGTTCTGTTACTTTTTCGTGCCGTTTTAGCAGCTGGTGCCTCTGCATGAAGTACTggtccttcagctgctgcttgaGCAGCTGGTGCTTCTCCTGCAGGTGGCGCTCCTCCAGCTCCCACATGGCCGCCTCTCGTGCTGCGGAACACATGGGAGCAGGTGAGAAGGGGAAGGCAAGGCGGGGGGATGTGGTCTGATGAGCCAACATGCTGGTTGGTGACGAAAACAGAGACAGGAGGCGGACAGGCTGCGACACGTCTGCTCATCAGACGGGAGTCACTGTCTGCGTTTAGGTTTGCTGAGGGCAGAGAGAGCATCACGTAGGGCTGCTGGTAAAAGACACACCCATCTAAACTAGCTGCATTATTATACAACAGTTAACATGTTTCTACATTTCTCTACTCAAAATGGGAAACTTGGTGTTCCCCCTGTTGACGGGCGTCCCCTCAAGACAATCAAATTAATAATTATAACGAGTCTAAATATTGTACATCACAACAGAAGTCATTTAATGTTATTATTCCTATATAAAACAGACCTATTATTGTCATTTTAGGAAACAATCAAGAgcttgttattttcttttacagccCTCTCTGCTCCTAAACTCTTTACGCATGCATGGCGGCGGCGCTCCGCCCGCACACGCGCCGCTCGTGTGGTGAACACGCTCTGCTGCCAGCACAGACAGGCCTCCCTGGAGAAGATGTCACAAAACAAGCTAAAGTATCCGCCTCCTATTTAAACGGCGCCGGAGCTGTGAGGACAGCAGCAGCCTCTCTGCTGCGAGCGGCGGCCCACAAGCTCTCCTCCCCGCGGATCCGCCCGTGGGAAACAAGTCGAAGCCGCTGACAAGCAGCAACAATTCAGTCTCCTGGAAACGGGAACGTTGCATAAGGCCAGCTAACCATCGCATCCagaactgcactgcaaaaacggatctaaaaatgagtaaaatgttcttaaattagTGATTTTGTcatagatttgagcaggtaaataagattatctgccaatggaatgagtattttgaaccCTTGAATAAGGtgattagatatactgcacttgacataagatgagggagatgaattgttcctattttaagtgcaaaaatcttattctattggcagatcatcttgtttacctgctcaaatcaaggaaaaatacacaaattttacttatttttagctccgtttttgcagtgtgtaaggCTGCAGCCATGTTACACAATACTAGGAAAACTGCTGAGTTGCAAGTTTTCCCAACGAAGACGGCGAGCCACAAAAGGGTCATTGCTAAAGCTGCTGGCTGTGGAGAGGGATGTTTCCAACCATATCAGTGGAAAGTCGAGTAGAAGAAAAACACGTGGTAGGAAAATGTGTACACACAACAGATCCTGACCATAGTATATACGTGCTAAATGACCTGAATCTCACATAGACTCTATAGATTATCGGCCAGAGGACgctgagagacaccagaaccaccaACAGGGAAGAGCTGAAGCAAGCTGGACTTCCATCACAGCCCGGCAGAACCACAGGCCCATCTCCCCAAAGCAACGACGCACTGCTGCAGCGATTCATGCATAAAAGAGGCCCAACCAGGCGCTGAGAACAGAAACTGTGCACTACAGTGAAATATATCTTAGTAGGCTGAGGTTTCTGCACCGCAAAGGCTCTAAagattaaaatgtgtgtatatttattacaataaaaagacaaaaaaagtatacgttctttttttaaatactgtctGACATAACATTGTAATTCTCAGAGAAAATGAATGTCAGGATCGACACGATCATCAACaccaacagaaacaaaagcttGAAGTTCTTTATTTCTTACACCAGTTTCACCTTTTCAATGAAGCTCCTGAAATAACCTGTTCACAGAAACTCTTATTTAACTGAGACGCATCAGCCATATCGGCCCTTTATGTAAGTCAGAGAACAGATGGAAGCTGTAACCTAATCAAATGTAGCATGaagtgaaaacagaaagaaatagcaaagcagcatctctGCCTGATCAAAGGAAAGTGAAGCTTCTCTGATGGTCCAGTGGAGAAAGCAGCTAGCTTCACCCTAAGCTAGCTGCTTTCCTCCCATGCTTACCtctcagcagctgctgcttgtGGTTGAGGCAGTCTCTCTCAATGGTGGCTATTTCCAGTTTATGCTGCTGGATGATTTTCTTCAGGGCGCCGTccagctcctgctgctgcttctgcagaAACTCCTGCTCCTGAGGAGCCACAGAGAAGAGGAGACGCCGTGAGCAGCGGCCCGGCGAGGTCGCACAGAGGGACAGGAAagagtcaggaaaaaaaaaaaaaaaacaagagcaatgAAATGTCACGGTGCAAATGCAGCATAAAAAACTAAACTATACGATATCCACTTCAAACCGGTCCAACACAGAGCACTGCAGCGCCACACCATCAACTGGACCGAAGAGAGGAGACGACATTATGGATGACGAGGATCCACAACGAAGTGAAAAAAGCAGAACGGAGGGGAAACGCCTACAGCGACGTCCAGCTGGTCCAGACCGCCGCAGTACGGCCCGCTCTCAACTCAGAACCACAACGGGCATGAAAACACAACGTGTTTGGGTTCGCAGGACCGGCAGAAGACACGATCCCgtgttttatttcaacattgtGAACTTCAAATATGTGGTTACAAATTTTACTCTTGTTCTGctgtttgaaaacaaaataaacaagatttttttgttttctgaccaGTGAACGCACCTAAAAGTGCTACCAGGAAGCACAGATGGTCGTAGCGGTGGAAGTCGGTCCAAAGCGAGGAAGACTGTTATTTTCTGCATCAGTTTAGcgtttgaaaatgaaaacaaagaagtCCAAAAGCGTCCAGAGTCTGTTTAAAGCACTGGGGAGGCATATGTGCCGCTCACCCAGGCGGATGGGTTTAAAGAGCGACGGCGGCCCATCCAGGACACGAGTCGGACGCCGTGCTCTACGTGGGCTAAACGCTCTAACCAGTAACAGAGCGACAGCAAATCAGAACATTTTCCTCTAAAAGATTCAGCTGGACACCAGCATCATGCGACACGGTGTGACATTTTCTCGTGTGCGAACACAAAGAACTGGAAATGCAAGTGAGAAATGATTTGTCTTCTAAAGACTCAAATTCTCAGGGTTATAACCTGGAGGAGTCCCAGATGTTCACAGATCCAGATTAACGGCTCCATGAcgttcttttttaaagaaatcaagTTTTATTACACAACAGAGAATCTACAATCACTCAGATAATTGAGGGGGGAAGGAGAAATTCTAAGCTGTAAAAATCTAAATCGACAGATCAGacgtcaaacaaacaaaacattaaaataagtgAGTGATTGGAAATAGGCCACGCCCGCcatctgattggtgcatctctgctTTTGGATTCTTCCACTTAGCTTCACCACAACACTATTTGCTCTCAGATCAACTCTCCATAAAACCACTTGCTATATAATTTTCTACTGTTTTACAGCAACCCAATCAAGCTGCTTTAAAGATCCACCATCAGCGCgtaaattaattttctttaattggCTCCTACAAAAAAAGTCAGACATGAGAGACCAAAGCCTAGACTAGCAGCTCGTCAGGCCAAACACAATCCGCTTTTACGCACACAATATAAATACCATGTACATTACACAAACCAGATGTAGACCATCTGTGGAGCGGTGAAGGAAAAAATACTGAGCaggagaggaggaaaaggaCCACTGCACAAATGCGCCGATGAGACGACACTCAAATACAAAAACATCCAAATACTGCAAGCCCAACGCTGGCCATGCTTACATGTGTAGTTGTCAAAGTCCAAGTGAACCGTCACAAACGATCCCGTCACTGAACTTCACACACATCTAAGTATGGGCCAGAGACCGAGAGAAAGCGAGGAGGTGGGTGGAGGAGGTGGGggtgagggggtgggggggcactTACATCCTGCATCTGAGCGTTGAAGAGCGCGCATGAGGATAACTGAAAAGACTGTATCATAACCTGGGCCACTGCCTGCGGAGGAGAGCACACAGCGCACTCGCCTTGATTCACAGGGACAgagggcacacacacacacacacacacacacaccgcttcTTCCGCTTCTAATGTGTGGTGGGGTACTGCTCGGGTTAAATGTCAGCAGGAAGCCAATTAATTAGCTATTAAAGCACTTCTCATAATGGCATGCGTTAAGGCGGCTAATATTTATAGCGTTTTATTTGAATCCGGCATGCAAAGGAGCAGCTTGGTTCTAACGCTACGGGCTAATGGAGCATCATGACCAAAGGTTTTCATAGGATTGGAGAAAAAGTCTGCTTTGGAAGGCTTTTTAGCACAGATGTGTCCTCCTAAAAACATCACTTCAAGTCCTCTAGTGAGGTTAGCGGACTGAGGCCGTCCCTCAAGTGAGCCCTACGTTCTTCCTCTCATCAGTGTACCCTCATATAAAATGGCAGCAGCTTGCCAAAAGTGCAACAATACCGCAGTAAGTTTATCTGGTTTATTCTCGACAGTTTTATACGGGActttagtgaaaaaaaacacagtaatacTATGATTATTATCCCAACTTTAAATGGCAATCTAAAATCCCAAGTTACCATAGTACAAAACTAACAGAAActtcaaacacatttaaagaaagctgcaaATGACAGATTGTCTCTTTTGCCTACATTTTCAATCAGTCAACTACACTTACATAGAAAGATCAATAATTTTCCCATTGATTTACAACTATAACAGCAGGAAATCCGCATCACTTCTATAACTTTATTAACTCGATTAACGTACAGCGCATTGCTACGCAACCTGTGGTGTTATGAAAACACAATTCAACATAGAGCTTAATGAAAGACTGCAGCTCTATTACACTATTTGAATAGCAAATGAAGAAGTGCGCAACTTTTAAAGTCAATCTGGAGAACTAAATACAGAATATAATTAGATAACAAGAAGCTGAATCCAATATGGTCACAAtttgcatccttatccacctcCTGGTGAGTTACACTGCATGGATTAATTCTGCCTCACAGAAAAAGGGAATAGGCGTGTGGGCCACATTTGTTTGCACCCCTGATAAAAGATGTGAAAAACCTCAAAAGGCTCGCTTTAGTTGAGGATATTTATAGATAGGGGGAAAAggcaatatttgttttaattaagctTAACAACAACTGTTGCTACTCATGCTGTCAACTCTTCAGCTAAAAAGGACAGCAATtcatctgtctctctgtcctggatggttctcctgctggacgAGCCGGTAGAGTTCATCGTACAGGTTTGCTTTTCTTTAGTAAACTCCCTACATTTTGGCTGTTCTCTCATCTGTCCCCAACCACTACTCAGCATGTCGATCGCACCTAATGGTCGTTTTGGGGACTTGCCAAAAAACAGATGCGACCTTTTTGCATCCTGTTAGATTAAAGGTTGGACTTTCTGAATGTTACAGCGTGGGATTACACCactttttttacacatctgcaccaggggtgccaataaatgtggCCAACACTTTGCTAAGGATGGGgataaaactttttcttttaaaaaaaaggtaggaAAACAGAAATTACACATGATACAGATACttgagaacatcaaggcagaaagagaaaacagacagaGAAAGTCGTGTCTCAGACAGCGATGGTTTACCTCTGCGGTCTGGAGGAGCAACAGGTCCTCTTTAACCCGTTTCATGAGCTCTTTTCTCATGTGTTTGGGCGACTGTCCGACTTCCTGAATGGCCTACAGCGTGCGAGTGTAGAAACTAGTTGATGCTGTGTTGGTCTCAGAAATCTGACAGAGCTGGCCAACAACGGAGGGGAAGACATGCACGGCCCTCTTTGAGAGAAGAATTACAGCATCCAGCCACCGAAAGATTCAACGCCAACATGCTCATTTCCCCCCCACCTCGCCTCACCGttttacattttcctaaaacCGTTTCTTCAGATTTAAGACTGACCTGCGCAACATTCATGTCACGACAAGGGTTTGCCTGATGCATGCCAGAAGATGTTAGTCCCAGAAAAAGCTTCATTGTCTTTTCATTTGATCAACTCCACCACAGCCAAGAGTAATTATCCTCACTGATGAGATTAAAAGACAAAGAGTTACTGACATGGAAAAAATGCAGAGCTTCAAAGctttaaagttgtttgtttGAGATATCCAAAAACTCAGCAGGctcattttatgtaaaaaagtCAATCTGAATAGTGTACACACACCTATTAAAATGATGAAACCTCTTCCATTTTTAACGGATATTGTAGCACATTGTTTATGTGTTGTACAAGTACACTACAAAATGATCTGTTTCAGGtaaaagataataaataagtaaataaataagctgCCGTAACCTGGTTGTATCAAGCTGCACCCcctcagggtttcccgcagcgctatcttggccgccacgccaaactcacgctaccgccacgccaacattccaaaaaaaaaaaaaaaaaaaaaaaaaaaaaaaaaaaaaaaaaaaaaaaaagtgacgttaacacgcgctttcgcgcgtgcgtgaatggcatggaaaaaacagatggatacccccgctccgcgagtcggtccgcggaaaacgtgtcgtccacccccccgcTCTGCGAGtctgtccgcggaaaacgtgtcgtccaacacccccccccccccccccccgctcggcgagtcggtccgcctcgcataagcaaattcctgcgggcaACACTGCCCCTAAAACTGATACTTTGCTGATGCACTTTTTGATTCAGTCTCAGCATTCAGTCTTCATTCATTTAATATATTCACTGTACGAAGGTCTCTGTCAGGAGAAGGCTACATAAATTTCCTGCATGGAAGCGGTCCTGACTCTAATCTCCCAAACCCTAGAAGAGGGATTGTGTTACGGTCTGATCAAGCCAAACTTTTGGGTTATAACTTCAACAAAGTAGTTTGGCATTAAACCGACACCGAGCACTCGCTGATCACCAGCGTACCATCAGCGAAACAGCGGTGGCTAGGCCTGTCGCCATAaccaataaatcaattaatcgcgCAATAAATTTCAATCccatgattaattaaaataagcttgataatttgtgtttgcttttttcaataagtttgttttttttttgtttgcttttttccactcctcctctctctgagaCGGGATAACAAAAAGGTTTCAGTACGGTGTTCACCCCTCCGTTCTCGTTTCCTCGGTGTAGGAGGGGTTTCCCACAGAAAAAAGGAGTTATCCTGGCAGTAGTTGTCTGGTGGGTTATGGGAGGTGAACAGGGAACGGGGAACTGGAAGAGTGGTGAGCGTTTAAAGGAGGGATGCAGCAGCCCGTAACCGGGTACCGTAGTGTGCGTCAAGCTAATACCAGCTAGCGTGTTAGCTTAGCTGACAGGGACGTTTTCTTCCAGGCGGGAACATTACTGACCGTTTTATGTTTCTCTCAAACATCGaggcttttaaaacaaacaaacgacGCTCAGCCTGGTGGAGGTGTGTGTTAGTGTTGGCAGTAAAGCTTATAATACGGTGGGGGGAAACACAGTTTGTGTCAGGTAGGCACATGCTCAAAGTTTAgctagtttgaaaagaaaatggaattgGTGTCAAAGCCGAACACGACCGCTGCGATGTGGGAGTTTTTTGGATATAAACCGAATGTCATATCAGTTGAAAAAGGTATCCATCTcacaataatataatttatagCAATCATTTTTAAAGAGATTTATCGTCCagcaaaatctgttatggtgaCAGGCCTAgcggtggcaacatcatgctaCGGGGTTACCATTCTACACATGAGACTAGCTTTTTAGGGTCTAGTTCGATGAAATTATGAACTAAATATCCATCAGGTTTGGCTCAAAGATGTTAAAAGTGATTTGATTTTTCTACATCagattttatattgttttagcCATCTGTTGAGTTGATCATTTACATCATTTAGTTGTGTCCAACCCCAGAAGTTGTGTTTGTGCTACACTTGATTGTGATCGATGAAAagcgctctataaataaagtttgaatgatttattgattaaacCCAAACTACAAAATATGCCTTTTCCTCCCGGAAAATAGTAGGGGAAAAAACTTTtcccactgtttttaaaaaacattaaatctaCAGGTGTGTGTACACTTTTAATCTGCTGTATTCAACTAATCCCTTCTATCATATCGCCAAGCTGTCTAAAAGCCACCGAAGCTTAGACAAatatttataaacatttatgtTGTGAGTAAGAATCTATTACTATCAGATATATTTGATATTATTCCATATCAGTAACTCTGATGAAAGGCTAAGATTACTTTACCCCAAAGATGCCCAACACCTTTAAAAGATATAACATTAACCATCCCATAACCAATGCAAACTCACACACTCACAGAACAAACATGGTTAGTTCAATAAACAGATTACATGTCTAAAcaacaaatacatttgaaaaacaaaagtacGGACATATTCAATATGCAGTTGCTCACATTTGTAtgttgaaattaaatgaaaaaaaaaagggaagcgGCGCAATAACCAGCGAGTAATCACAAAGCGCAACATCAGCCACCCAACGTTACAGGATGAAAACAAAGCTGCAAATCTTCAGCAACAAACGGAGCACACCTAAAAGCATCCAGCCTGCTGAGGAGGTAAGGAAGGGCAGAAAACACAGCGCATGACAGCAAGACTTCATTAAAAAGGCTTTCAAAGACAAAACACCCCAAAATAACCACGTCTCAGGAGGCAACCAGAGAGTAGAGCAGCAGAAGATTTGGGCAGATAAAGATTGGCACGACAGATCGGATTAAGGAGCGTTTAGGGGAAAGGGTAGAGCTGCTGTGTTGCCATCGTCTGCGCGCACGCCAAAAGGCCGAGCAGCTGGCCACGGCACTCCCACAGGATCGGCACGACAAGCCCAGTCACAGTCCAGTCGTTCAGCAACAACTACAAAGCAGCGCCGCACCACATGCAGAAGCTAGGAGTTAGCCGACGCCACCCCCCCTACACAAACGGCCATGCAGCTCCGTACCTCCTTCTTCCTGTTCTTCAGCATGTTCTGGAACTTGGACAGCTCTTTGTCCTGATCCGCTTTGATGCGTTTGGCTTCATCCCGCAGCCGGCTGGTGTGATCCTGCTCCAGTCGCTCGATCgtctgcttctgcttcttctccAGGTTCTCCACTTCTTGGTCGTACTGCCGTTTCTTCGCCTGCCGCGGCAGATCATTTAGAGAAAGTAGGGATTTTTAAGACTTGGGTTTGCACATTTACCCCTCATCTCCCCGCTTTAATCGTTTTAAAAAGAGAAGTtatgaaaaacaagaacatttttctAATAATGATATCTTCAGTTTTCTCCTTCTAGATGCTACAGATCACCACTGGGGCCACAAAATTCGCATCAAGCCTTTGATTAAATATAGTCGCTATTTTTTGAGAAGatggcccaaaaaaaaaaaaaaagagaaggaaagaaagtGAAGAAAGGAAAATAGACACATCACACCACATGCGGTGCAAGCAAAGTGACTCACAGTAGTTTCCTGTTCGAAGCGCCGGTAGATCTGCTctcgctgctgctgcagcttgtTGCTCAGCTGCTGCTGGGCCCTTTGCTCCTCTTTCTGAAGGAGGCGAAGCTCTCGCAGTTCCTGTCGCCTGAACACGTCACATTAGCACAGCAGATGATTTTAACGGCTCTGACTTTTCTGGAGTCGACGTTTTTAAACCAGTGCTCTAATATTCATGGTTATTTTAGACAGAACAAGTAGGGGGTTTGAAATAGTAATCCTTCCTCTTCATTTTTTTGCATACAGTGTTTTATTTCATGTCAAAACAAACTGCAATGGATTTAAGCTTTTATGACAGATCAACGCGAACAAGTGAACAAAAGTAAAGAGGAAGGAGGATTTCcaaaacagttaaataaatcccGGGCGCGAGGGATAGACTTGAAAATGTTGCCAAATGACTTCGAGCTCAGGCTGGATGGAGGACATCTGTAAACACCAATCttcagattctcagttggattcaggtctggccTGCTCTAACACATGAAAATGATCTAAAGGTTAAATCACTCCATCGCGGCACTGGCTGCGTTTTCATGCTTGCTGTCCGGCTGGAAGCTGAACCTCCAGCCTCTAACAGCTTTCCCACCATGATTGCCTcgttcagctccatccatcctcctaTCACCAGCTCATCTGATCACGTGTTTAGGATGATACACAGTGTTGCTCTCCCCTTTATACAACGAGGGAGGAGCATCACTTCTTTATCTATGCTGTCTCTCCTAAACTACGAATGTGACTTTCCTGGAGTCGCCTCCGTCTAAAGATCAGATTTATGGAGTTCACTACCATAGTCTGGTTATCGAcactcccacctgagctgtggatctctgcagctcctccacaatTGTGCGTACTCTGTCAACAATCAGACGGTTGAACAGTGACATCTTTAAACTGTGAAATCTTGTTCTCCAACTTAACCCTGCGTAAAACGCCACCCTCATCTCTGACCTGACCTGCTGTGTTCCTGGGTTTTCTTGATGCTGTCAGTTCACGCATGATCTCTAACaagcctctgaggccttcacacaGCAGCTGGATTCACACggagattaaatcacacacagacGGGCTATTTACCAGTTAGGCGGCCTCTGAGGATCGGTTgaaatgggttttattttggggtatcagagtaaagggggctgaagaCCTCATTTATTTAAACTGCAAAACTGCTGAGACCCAGGTTTAATTTCCCGCCCGGCATGAATCGCGGCAGATCGGCAGCTGACGCGTGGAAAGCGTTGTGGGAGTTGTGAAATGAATGACAGCTATTTAAGGCAGGCAGGGCCGTGAAACGGGTCGTGTCCCTAATTTAGACTGAACAGAGAGACATACCTCAGGAACCGCATCTCCTCACTTTTGGTGTCGTTATCCGTCACTATCTTCGACGTCGTCACGCTGACCTCCACGCCGTCCACCAGGAACTTCCGGGTCTTCTTCAGAGTCTTCTTGTAACGCTGCGACTCCTGCCAAAAACAACGGTGACGGTTTTAACAGCAGCAGCGCTAACCGCTTAGCGACAGAGCCTGAGGAGGAGCGAGGATTACCTGCATAGATATAGAGCCTCCATCTTTGCTTCTGGACAGGAAGCTGGAGATGGACAGATTGAGGTCGAGGCTGCTGCTGTCGGCAGCAGAGCTGCTCCCAGAGTCGGAGTCCTTCTCCAGGTCGGCCTTCATCACAGCGGGGCTTCCATGCTCCATCGTGCTTTCTGAATCGGTCTCACTCTCCTGGACAGAGATGCCATCCTGGGAGCTGATCTTGTCTCCATGAGCTACTTTTTCTCCATCTTCCTTCCTAGAGCCATCCTGACAGCTAATCCTTCGGTCAGAAACTCCTGACGTGACTTTGACGTCATGGCTGACTTGATCAGGCTCCCTCTGTGCTTGCTCTTGTAATTCatcctctgctctgctctgattTTCTTGTTTTGGCTGCTCTGCCTCCTCTGACTGATTTTCTGTGGGTTTGTCTCCTACTGCAGCTTTAGCAGAAGACTCCTCCACACTAGACTTGCCGTCTATGTCTCCATTTATGTTTGTGTCTACTAAATCTGATGGGAAATTATCTGCGTCGACCTTTTCAACAGtctcgttgttgttgtttttgattcCATCCTCGGTCACTTTCTGTTCAGTGATCTCCTCATTTAAGTCtttgctttcttcttcttcgcCCTCTGCTACTTCTGATTTAGTTTCTCTTTGTGCTGCTGTACCTTCAGTGGTTTCTTGAGATTCGACTGAATCTGCAGCACCGTCTTCATCTGCTTTTTGTTTATCTTGATCCATCTTCTTTTCGTCTTTTATTTCTGGGGTG
This window harbors:
- the slka gene encoding STE20-like serine/threonine-protein kinase isoform X1 (The sequence of the model RefSeq protein was modified relative to this genomic sequence to represent the inferred CDS: added 150 bases not found in genome assembly), translated to MSFFNFRKIFKLGPDKKKKQYEHVHRDVNPEEIWEIVGELGDGAFGKVYKAQNKQNGTLAAAKVIDTKTEDELEDYMVEIEILASCDHHHIVKLLDAFYFEGKLWILIEFCAGGAVDAIMLELERPLTEPQIRVVCKQTLEALTYLHEKKIIHRDLKAGNILLSLDGEVKLADFGVSAKNTNTLQRRDSFIGTPYWMAPEVVMCETSKDRPYDYKADIWSLGVTLIELAQIEPPNHEMNPMRVLLKIAKSEPPTLMQPSRWSSEFNDFLRRALDKNVDNRWSSTQLLQHPFVTSVTDSRPLRELIAEAKAEVTEEIEDSKEDEEEEEPDAAAAIPGHKRAPSDVSMASSEEDKVPPTPSTLESVTEKTEAEPADDRTSDKLSDEGLGTSEVDKMEEEKLNDVSASNEDLAPGLMEASKDLTSQDSAQAKVDGNQTEEISGETSVSRPEEPVDSPTSASEVEATEIPKETEKMGIEEETTPEIKDEKKMDQDKQKADEDGAADSVESQETTEGTAAQRETKSEVAEGEEEESKDLNEEITEQKVTEDGIKNNNNETVEKVDADNFPSDLVDTNINGDIDGKSSVEESSAKAAVGDKPTENQSEEAEQPKQENQSRAEDELQEQAQREPDQVSHDVKVTSGVSDRRISCQDGSRKEDGEKVAHGDKISSQDGISVQESETDSESTMEHGSPAVMKADLEKDSDSGSSSAADSSSLDLNLSISSFLSRSKDGGSISMQESQRYKKTLKKTRKFLVDGVEVSVTTSKIVTDNDTKSEEMRFLRRQELRELRLLQKEEQRAQQQLSNKLQQQREQIYRRFEQETTAKKRQYDQEVENLEKKQKQTIERLEQDHTSRLRDEAKRIKADQDKELSKFQNMLKNRKKEAIQEVGQSPKHMRKELMKRVKEDLLLLQTAEEQEFLQKQQQELDGALKKIIQQHKLEIATIERDCLNHKQQLLRAREAAMWELEERHLQEKHQLLKQQLKDQYFMQRHQLLKRHEKEMEQMQRYNQRLIEELKNKQNQERVRLPKIQRSDAKTRMAMFKKSLRITVTTAMTPEQERERIKQFAAQEDKRQKNERLHQHQKHENQMRDLQLQCDSNIRELQQLQNEKCHLLIEHETQKLKELDEEHSQEIKDWREKLRPRKKALEEEFTRKLQEQEVFFKMSGESECLNPTTQSRVSKFYPIPNLQNSGL